The nucleotide sequence TTAAAAACAAATAATATGTAAAGGACCCTATGTTTTTAGCATTATTTTTTTTAAAAATTTAATGAACTCTCTATGAATGTGTATAAATGCCTGGGGCTTTCTTTAATAAACTATGTTGTATAGTTTAATATGAACCCTGTATGAGTAGTTTGTAAGAATAAACAGAGGGTGATCAAAAAAAGTGCATGCATGAATTGATCCTTTTTATGGTGTAAACTCATTTGTGTATCCACTTAATCACTACTGGTTGTAATTGCTATTACTAGTTTGCCAAATATTATTTTTGGGATATCTTCTATTAAGACTATATCGAACTCATCGCGATATAACCGAAAGTGTTTTCTTTGATTCTATGATAGTTTCCAATGTGTCATTTCAAGATTTCTTTTATGGTTTGTACACTTGGTTTTTTTAATACCATTTCTCATTTGAAATAACTGTAATAAAACGCCTTTTTTACTTTCTAGCACAATATAAAAGTTGTACTTAGCTGAGTATAGACCATAGCAGTTTACCCAGGACACTTTGGCAAACATAGCACGGGCAGTGTCACAATGCTATACTTGATTTTCCTTCTTCTTTGTAAAAAAAAACTTAATTATATTTTCCGGTAATCTCAAACAAAAAGGTACTACTTAAAAAATAGTTATAAGTATAAAGATTTTAGAAAACGATGACCGATATGGGTTAAGATAAGATCAATGGGCCTTTTTAAAAGCACAATAAAAAAAATAGGGTTTCTATGACTTCATTTGTTTTTTAAATATATCAAGAAAACAAAATAAATGATAAGAGCAGGGCCATTGTAAACAGATAAGGATATTAAATATCTTTAAGTGTAATATCTATAATCAATACAGGTTATCACAATTTCTGTATAAAAAGATTAAAAATTAAAATATTTTACAAAATCAATTTGAAGTGATTTAAACTTTTTTTGGATCGAAAGATAGGGCTACGGACATTTGTGTTACCACACGCAAATACCATAACCCGTGTACAAAGTACTTGACAAAGAGACCATAGAATTGGAGATAGTCCCATATATACCTTTACCGAAAAGGGGCTCTTCCTCAACACCGATGCGGGGTTCGACTCCAAGGATTTTCGGTCGGCCTGTGCAAGAAGGGGCATCAATGCCAATATATGTTTCAACAAACGTAACGGCAGTGTGGATGACAGGGACGAATATTTTGACCAGGACCTTTATGCCCAGAGATATGCCGTGGAACGCACCAATGCATGGATCGATAGTTTCAGGTCACTGCTCAACAGGTTCGATACCACCGTTGAGAGCTGGAAAGGGTTCAACTACCTGTCATTCATAGTAACCGCCCTGAAAAAAATCAAACTAAAAAAGTTTAAATGAGTTCCTATAGTAAATAGATTCGATACAAGTATAACATTAAAAATTAATTGAAATGAGACGGAATTTACTTTTGTTCATAGGGTTTACCCTTTTATGCTTTTCTATAGGTACTTCGCAAATGAAAAGAGTTAAAGAAGCAGATAAAAAATTCAATAAATTAGAGTATACGAATGCTAGAAACATATATCTACAGGTAGCTAATAATGGATATAAGT is from Zobellia galactanivorans and encodes:
- a CDS encoding transposase, translating into MYTFTEKGLFLNTDAGFDSKDFRSACARRGINANICFNKRNGSVDDRDEYFDQDLYAQRYAVERTNAWIDSFRSLLNRFDTTVESWKGFNYLSFIVTALKKIKLKKFK